Part of the Coregonus clupeaformis isolate EN_2021a chromosome 8, ASM2061545v1, whole genome shotgun sequence genome, TAGCTGTGAGGAGAACTTGTTCAAGGAGTAGTGCGACGCTTTTTACTTCACGGAATCTTCCAAGTCATAAAATTACAGGTAAAGTTTCCATCACTTTTATCTAATCATGTGGATATTTTAAAACAGCAACTCATTCTTTGTTTTAAAATCAAATTCTATCACGTTTCACTGCTTGGAGGGCATTTTCAGCACTGGCATATGCTTGTTTTTTTATTTGCAGCTGGTTAGCTTGATAAACACTATCAGATGATAACTTATTAACCTTTTCTCCCTGGAATAGCCTACGGACGtttttgtcttttattttgtcacattatttaatttaattagtGGATCTAGGCTACTAATTAATAATGTGAAAACAATGTGAAAACAATAACAGTCTGGTCTTAATTCAACAAGCTTACCCATTCACTAtgcattgttttgttgttgtcgaATTCACCACCCATGATATTGATAATTAATGACCAATCACCACAATAATGGCAGGCCGAAGTTTATTCACTGGTATTTTACCCTTATTTACCAGTTAAATTGACTGAggacacattctcatttacagtaaCAACCTGGGGTTTAGTTACAGGGGAGAAGGGGGGATGAAATGAGCCTATTGGAAGCTGGGAATGATTAGGTTGCCATGATAGTATGgcaggacactggggttaacacccctactcttatgataagtgccatgggatctttattGACCAATGTATGTTAATGTCTTTATTCAAACTGGTATGACCATTTTATATTCCCATTAATACAACTCAAAGCTTTTGAAATAGGTTTAGTACCATTATCAACATGTGCAACCTAATAAATGCAAGCTAAAGCATGATGGTGCAATGCATCTGACTGTTGATGATTACACTTGTAAATGTTTAATTGTAGATGTCCTTGTtattaataattattattattatcattattacatATCCTAATCGCCTGGATCTCTGTTACTGTATCAGGAATGGACAATAGCAGCAGACTAATGATCACAGTCATGGCGTATATGGCGATGGGAGCCTCAATAGCTCAGACTATCGGACCCAACACAGCAATGGTATCCAACACGGCAATGGTACCCAACACTACAATGGTACCCTACACTACAATGGTACCCAACACTACAATGGTACCCAACACGGCAATGGTATCCAACACTACAATGGTACCCAACACTACAATGGTACCCAACACTACAATGATACCCAACACGGCAATGGTACCCAACACTACAATGATACCCAACACGGCAATGGTACCCAACACTACAATGGTACCCAACACTACAATGGTACCCAACACGGCAATGGTACCCAACACTACAATGGTACCCAACACGGCAATGGTACCCAACACTACAATGTTACCCAACACTACAATGGTACCCAACACGGCAATGGTACCCAATACTACAATGGTACCCAACACTACAATGGTACCCAACACATCAATGGTACCCAACGCTACAATGGTACCCAACACTACAATGGTACCCAACATGGCAATGACCCCCACTGTTGTCAACACCACCGTCTCAGCTCTCACGGTGAGTTGCCTAGGCTACATGTCTCACAGTCTCAGACTAGAAAAAGGAAACACattttctctcactctttctggtTTTCCTCTCGACTATCACTATTTCCCTCTCTAATCTTATCTCTTTCTTTCCTCAACGATAAACCTCACAGACTGACATGGAAACAGGAAGTAGATCAAGCAATAGAGTGCCTGTTTGGGAGTTTCAATTACATTCATATACTACACTATCTCACATAGGATTTATGTAGGGCTCTTTGAAAGTCCAAAAAACGCTTTACAACAATGTGGCAAACAACGGAGTAAACCAAGCTTAGACTATATGTTGGGTTCTGCTGGGGTACCACAGTTAAACTAAGCTTGTGAGGCATTTATATGTTATATTCGTCAAGAATCAATATCATTGTACCAATTGCATATTGACCTTTTAAGGTAAAATGAATGACAAACACAACAGCAACTAATGAGGCACTCTTCATACACAGCAAAGCATCTCAAGGGCGGATTGTGGAAAGACTCAGTTCTGTGCTGCTGAGCCGTCAGACTGTGACCCGGCTGTGGCTGGTTCATGTTTCTTCGTCTCCACCCAGCAGTCCTCGGGACAGACCTTCTCCTTCCAGCTACGAGGAGAGTCCAGCGGCTACATCGCTGTAGGCTTGTCCAGAAACACCACACAGGTATGGAAAACTGCCTTGAAATTAGTATACATTTTACAATACCCAGGAAAAGTGAGTTGGGATTTGGGATTGGAGGAAAGTATTTTAACCTCTAAAagtctactaagctaacatacagtatgaaattgttttaagatggtcataccatcaTTTAGCTGTTTGATTTTTAATTTTATGACCCCTGTCGGCATAAAAAAAGGCAAAACAGTCAAAAAAtgaatcataaggaataaggttttgaagtgtctttcCTATATCttggagatataagaaagctaattaaatatttgtgttttttggacacatatttaaccccttttttttgttggcttaaactgacagattttgatgtaaaacaattttttttactaGATTGACACACGGGTCAATAGACTCTTAATTAATTTTAGGAAATTCTGGATTTTGTCCAGTTTGGGTATTGAGATTTACATTTAATTCATGACTTTTTTTAAAAATCCCCAAAATGTACACATTATTAttctttatttatttgttattgttattctttatttatatttatttgaaTTCATCCTCTCGCTCTGCTCTGTAGCACGTTAATGACACCACCTACGTGTGTGCCAACAACAACGGCAGCATGAAGTTCTTCACCACTCTCCTACTAAATGGAGTTCTGACTGTCACTGGCACGGTGAGTTGGACCAATCAGAAACAAATGTTTCACTTCTGACTTCCTGGAATGCCTTTCAGAAGCGTGGTTTGATTTCAGGCAAATTCCAGAAGCTAACTGATATTCACCCAATGAACTTATGAGTTGAACAAGATATTGAAAGCAACATTTAAAGCCAAGAGTAAGTGTAAGAGTATACATTTTCTGAGTGGTCATTTAAGTTAAATTTGATCCCATTTCTCACACTTATTCCCTGCATATACacttgggtgccatttgggacaaagccttGGAGAATAACAATGTACCTGACTAATTATACAGTGTAGGCCTACTGACATTTGGCTAATGTTCATTTTGGCTAATAACGTTGTGACTCTTGTGTTGTGTAGCTGCCTGTGGACTCTGTGAAAGGCTCAGTCAGCGGTCAGATCATCCAGTGCACCTTCTCTGCTACGCTCTCCAACGCTATTGCCACCAGGAGCACCAGGAGCACTGACACCAGCTTCGTCCTCTCCATTTCCACCGGGACCGTAACTAACGGTGAGGCACTCATCCAAACACGCTCCAGTGTGAAGCTTCCTCTagatacagacctaggatcagcttCCTCTTCCCCAATCCCAACCTTAAcgattagtgggggaaatgctaaactgaccccaGATCAGCGTATACACCCTACACCTCCAAACACCCTGTGGACATTGTATCCCTTCTTTctggtccatctctctctctctctctctctctctctctctctctctctctctttctcctcccaggAACCCTGGGTGCTCCTAAGGTTGTCCTGGTCAGCGATGCAGCTGTGAACCTGGCCAACCCCAACAGTACTGTGACCAACTCTGTGAACGCCACCCCCACTACTGCTACTTCCACCACTATTGCTACTTCCACCTCTACTGCTACTTCCACCACTACTGCTACTTCCACCACTACTGCTACTTCCACCTCTACTGCTACTTCCACCACTACTGCTACTTCCACCACTACTGCTACTTCCACCACTAATGCTACTCCCACCACCGCCTCCAGCCACGCCTTGGGCCTGCAACACACCCTGTCTCAAGGTAACAGCCCCATTGAAAATAGCTACTGCTAACACTTTATAATGATAACTGATAACATGATTAAACGTGAATAAACAATCaatatttgtaaaaatgtctaaccATTTATAAGGATTAAAAGCACTACAAGTCATGAGCACTTTTATAATTTATAAATAATTAATGTAATTTATCAATAAATTATTTATAATAATGaataaagcatttataaacaTGTATGATAATTTATAACGGTATATTCATGGAAGTTATTATAAATTGTTACCGTAGTACCTTATCTCATAAAATTCCATTTAATCTTAAGTAGAcaactaatctctctctctctctctctctctctctctctctctctctctctctctctctctctctctctctctctctctctctctctctctctctctctctctctctctctctctctctctctctctctctctctccttcacagcTCTGCTGATCCTTCTAGGTGTGCTAGGTATGATGATGCTGTAATGATGATCTGAAGGTGAAGCCCCATGCACTCAGGAATCCTACGTCCAAACCTTTCTGACACTGGCCAGGCTGCGTCCccaaatgaaaccctattccctacatagtgcactactttcactaggttgggaatagggtgcctttttcAGCGCACCCGTACTGGGATAAAGGACCATGTCAGATCTGAAGTTATATGCTTATAAATGCAATCATGTTATTTAACATACTTAATGAAACACCTTCTAGTTGGTAGTAGGAAGACAATAGCCTACAGAATGGACCCAGTGATACAAGGCCCAATACTaaaattttcacaatttcacaatttttcaacctcatattcatcatctcaaGCACCTCCCCTAACATCAGCATGTATCTTCTTCTATTGACCACGAAACATCGGACTCGCCGTTTTTCACATGTTGATGTCACAGGAGGTTggaggcaccttaattggggaggacgggctcataggaACAACTGGAGCGgcattagtggaatggtatcaaacacacccaacacatggtttccatgtgtttgattccattccatttgctccttttccagccattattatgagctgtcctcccctcagcagcctccacttgtTGATGTTGGTCTGGGTGGTGCTTCAGATGATGAACATGAGGTTGGAATTTCCATGTAAGAAATAAGAAGTTGGTCTAAAAATAGATCCTccatcagtggcgattttagcatgtaaatcttggtgggtcaaactcatttaaaaaaatgatgcatgccagcaaagccactacacaacacaacactaaacaatacattaattgcatcataacggtgacaaacggtgcccacaaactgttaaacaaatgtggtttctactgtcAATTGATATGTACAAACTATAGCATAAGagaacgacgagcggataagaggcaatccgtaatttcaattaagacattaatgagcgagctaggacggacgtagttattataactatttgttcagcacttttgaaatgtacagcgacagaattcagaacatgggtcgttcttacagtattctccctgtacaccaagtcagaaccgtaggagaAATAAAGGgtgcatataagcagacaatgaaagctgttacaatattagatgattacatttctcttaaacaggctataggctacatgtgcaccaccaagtcagaacagtaggctaagttatgaaggggaaagggaccaaattattagggtgaggcacatgagctactaacagcttactacacaacatacacttagtattactttcttagctacagtatgcatatctccctggcatattacatcatttatgcagcagcatacaatacatgtttggactcaccttgttgtgctgtgctcacttgaacaggaaggtggcgcggcggtccttcttgtgggcaaatgttTTCATCAatctttgtcatcaaagtctggcattctctggatttatgatgctttcaagacaactgggaacacggaagaaaacaaggtcgaatcatgtcgtcagtgatcttcaggtcagagctctagaaagaggcccgattTCCCAACTGGgaattcagagttggatgaccgttcaaccCAGACTTGgatcacacaccctctccactgaatagcagactagtgattgctttgcaaagcttgcagttagccactgattccttccaaccactcattgttgaatttgcaatttccaacttgttttGTCTGTGTTAAATTGTGACTTAACTTTGTCTGTGTTTGTTGGTgttagtgtgagagagagtgtgtgtgtgtttaaatatTTGTCAAGTGTTGGCACACATTGTCATAGATGACACCACAAGGTGGCAgaaatgtgtatgtttgtgtttgtgcacGCTTGTGCGCCTGTCCAATAATGAAGCCACTGGATGGTGAACTGTTCTTCCTGATTACCCTTTTTAGTGAAACATGTTTTTATGTGCAATTATGGAAATATTTGTATTACACCATCTTTTTAACAATGACATTTATTTACAATGCATGTTTTTACTTTATCAGTTGACACTCAAAAATGGACAACttttaatatactgtaatatacacTCAAATGCTGACACAGAATCACTCATGGTTAGTTCGGATTGCATACTGTTTTATGTGTCATGTCTTTTGTACGGTATTTCATCAGACAGCTGGTATAGGTAGCCATTTTTGGAACAAAAAGCATAAACTTTAAAAAGCATAAATGACGAGCTTACGACTaaaaatataaacacacataGACTGTAGCACTTTCAACACAATATATGAATAGTGCTTTACAAATAATGTTATTATAGTATCATGAAGCATATTTTAAAATTAAGAGttaccaaaataaaggaaacaccaacataaagtgtcttaatagaccgttaggccaccacgagccagaacagcatcaatgcaccttggcataaattctacaagtgtctggaactctattggagggaggcgacaccattcttccatgcgaaattccataatttggtgttttgttgatggtggtggtaaATGCTGTCTCAGGTGCCGCTCCAGAACACTCCCATAAGTGttgaattgggttgagatctggtgacagacggccatggcatatggtgtacattgttttcatgctcatcaaaccattcagtgaccactcgtgccctgtggatgaggGCATTGTCACcccatagccatggtagccaaaataatggcctgcccagcttTTTTAAACATGAGCCTATGCATGATGGGACGTTaatgcttaattaactcaggaaccacaactGTGTGGAAGCACTCGCTTTCCATACATTTTCTATTCctaatttactcaagtgtttccattattttggcagttacatacacatctctattgattaaaaaaatatacCAGAAAATATCATTTTTACACCTCTTCTCTTCTTTGGCTCAGCATTTTCTGGTGGCAACCAAAACCCAACACTGTGTTTTATGTCAGATACTTGACTTAATGTATTCCTTTCAGCTCCTAGTAGAGTAAGGGCCTCAAATATCTGACAGCGAGCATGTGTAAAACATCCTTATAAATCATATTTTCAGAACACAAAAACATGTACTATAGTTTTAACATTAGCATTGAAAAGTATATTCTGTTATTGGAATGGTATAGTTTCTGATGTTTGTTTTGTATTATATGTACATTTCAACAAATAAAAGCAATTCTTCAAAAAATACTCTTTGACAGGAGAAAAGATACACATTCATTTCAATAAACAGCCCAGACTACTGCAAAGAAAAAACACTGTAATTGCACACTATACAGAGAATATGAAGCCAGTTCAGTGTTGAACTTGGCTGTAGAGTCCTCCTTTGGTAGCACACCAGGTTTAAGGCAGAAGGTTGAAGAGGTTCGATCAGATCAACAGTATCAACAGGGCTTGAAAAACAAAGAAACACACAATAATTTTTTAAAGTTATTTTTCAACATGACTGTTCGACACTGCCACCTACTGGTTGACTCAAGTAATCATTAACCGGCTCAACAGCATTATTAAATCCTGAAGACCAACCACATTGCAAGCATCACAGTGCAAGAGGACCACAGTGCATGATAAATGACAAAATGTTGACTTTATTCGCCGTGAATCAATGGCTTCACAGGGCTTGAGGGAAGTTGAATTGAGAAATCTGTTAAAAGTGTGATTCACCTGCAGGAGAAGAATAAGGCAaaacgtta contains:
- the LOC121572750 gene encoding mucin-5AC gives rise to the protein MDNSSRLMITVMAYMAMGASIAQTIGPNTAMVSNTAMVPNTTMVPYTTMVPNTTMVPNTAMVSNTTMVPNTTMVPNTTMIPNTAMVPNTTMIPNTAMVPNTTMVPNTTMVPNTAMVPNTTMVPNTAMVPNTTMLPNTTMVPNTAMVPNTTMVPNTTMVPNTSMVPNATMVPNTTMVPNMAMTPTVVNTTVSALTQSISRADCGKTQFCAAEPSDCDPAVAGSCFFVSTQQSSGQTFSFQLRGESSGYIAVGLSRNTTQHVNDTTYVCANNNGSMKFFTTLLLNGVLTVTGTLPVDSVKGSVSGQIIQCTFSATLSNAIATRSTRSTDTSFVLSISTGTVTNGTLGAPKVVLVSDAAVNLANPNSTVTNSVNATPTTATSTTIATSTSTATSTTTATSTTTATSTSTATSTTTATSTTTATSTTNATPTTASSHALGLQHTLSQALLILLGVLGMMML